tggtctctcaattttgaaaaatatattaaaatactcttaaaattttaaaaagtgtaCTACTTAATCACTTCATTAGTTTTAGCCGTTAAGTATTGCAAAAaagtttaatgtatttttaaaatttataaagggattaattagtagaattattaaaatattaagaccgttttaatatatattttaaaattgatagattaattaataaattttctatattacagatactaaatagtaattttttaaatacttctccatgtttgtattttttattcTGGCCAGGTTGAATTTGATCCTAAACTTTataattaaagtgaaaaatatagaattttatCTTTTGATCTATCCATGAacagtttaaaatttattgggATTTAAAAGTTTGAGCTATGCTCTCCGCATTCTATTTAGTCTTATTTGAACTTATTTAGCCTTCAATGataatttaaagataaatttgaatcgaatgataaattttaatatttttatctacgatataatttaagaataaatttaattttttaccatTTGTTAAGTATTATATTCAACTAATAATGTAAATAATTAGTAAATCTTATTTTAAAGAATGATTATCAAAACAAACTCGTGAATTAATTGTTTGGTgagtaaaagtaaaaaattatcacctaatATAACATGCTCTTTGTAGAGCTCAACAGGTACTTAGTTGCACATTAACCTTATTCACAATTAAATCGGATTcaagtttattattttaaagtatgATGACCGTCGGGTCTTCTATACCTGGGACAAGACCAGGCCCTAATGAGGAAGGCAAACCCAAAGCCCACCAAGTCTTTCTTGAAATAAATTAGCCCAGATTGCGCGTCCTAGTGCAGTTGGGAAATCAGGTCGGACTGGCCTCCCGCGCGGGCCCTTTCGAAAGAAGCCTAGCCTAGTGACGTGACCAGAGAAAATGGAGCAGGTCCGGTCACTTTACAGTCCTGCCTGCATATGCGTCAGGAGAATTAAATAGTCGTCTGGTGTGGAGAGGGATACTGTAGCAGAGGGACGGTTAGACATCATTAGCGGACAAAAGGGAAAGGATAAAAGGAGTGGAATGTCTCCCTCTCCATCGAAATTTATATAACAATTGTAAATCCTATTTTTTGAATTTCAGAACATCAaaatataattgattttttttgtgAGAAAGAGTATAAAATTTTAGCATCCACAAGTATTCTATAACTTTCCTACTTTATGCTGATAGTTggtttaaatattttacatatGTGAGCTTTTTTTTCTTAAGAGATATAAATGTCGAATATAAAATTCTCACGATTAAGTTGAATATTTTAAAGggtaaactgcaatttagtctctctgatttaataaaatacaacctttcgtccctctgttttaaaaaaccttcaatttagtccttcacatttaaaaaaactgcaaaatagtccctaccgtcaaattttcagttaaccttccgtttattttaatgaaaatgactAAACTACCCTTTAAGTAAAAAAACTCAACCAAACAGTATTCACTCCATCCCAacacagaagaagaaggaggaggaggaggaggaggaggaggaggaggaggagaaaggattgggagaagaagaagaaggaggaggaggaggaggaggaggaggaggatgaggagaaaaggaagaagaggatcggaaggaggaggaggagaaggagaacgAGGAGAAAGGAtcggaaaaagaagaagaagaagaaaaagaagaaggaaggaggaggaggaggaggaggaggaggaagatgaggagaaaaggaagaagagaatggggaaaagaaggagaaggatgaGAAGAAAAGGGTAGTTtagtcatttttattaaaataaatggaaggttaattgaaaatttgacaGTAGAAACTATTTTgcagtttttttaaatgtgaagaattaaattgaaggttttttaaaatggagggataaaatgttatatttcactaaatcagagggactaaattgcagtttatTCAATTTCAAAATAAGTTGCTCGCGAGACTCGAATCCAAAATCTCGACTACTTTCTCTATTTTAAAGATGaaaaaatgattaaataaataaaaaaatatcaaataaactACGttagttatatattttaatattatctgttttatataaagttttatgcttttaaaaaaatcaaccaaaggattttattaaaatctagTGGCGAGTATTTGTACATattggtttaaaattaaatcaaactaaataaattgaaaattaaaattttgatatttataaaaatcaaactaaattgattttgatcagaaataaaatcgaatcaaatcgatctgattcaatttaattcgattcgatttgatcgatttaaacttttaattattttttttattttttatactttatttttaatattttaaaatttaattaaaatatttgaactTTATGATTTAATCTCcttgtattattgaaaataatataaggttatcactaatcggttcgattcaatttttttatttttcttatcaaaactgaactgaaccaaaataaatgaaaattttaaaattaaaaactaaatcgaagcgaaatgaataaaaaattaaactgaattttaatttatttaatttttttgatttgaaccAAATACGGTTACATgctaaaatctattaataaacCTAAAAACAAACAGGAAGTGCTGTTATAAAACGAAATAAAATTGACCCATTCCCGGATACCTGTTCAAAGATGATACCTGCAGTTCTAAGATGATACCTGCCGCTGCCAGGCCATTCGTCATCAATAACTACACCAAGAATCCATTTTTATTTATACATGTTAATTCTTATGAAATTTGGAATCGAAAAGGGAATTGCTAAGCTACACATGACTTCTCTTTCAATTACTGCGTTGTTAGTTTTGTCATGGCAAGTTATTTCTTGTGTTTCTTTCACGTCTTTTATATTTGGCGATTCCTTGGTTGATGCAGGCAACAATAATTATTTGTTTACCCTCTCCAAGGCCAACTCTCCTCCGTATGGGATAGACTTCAAGCCATCCCACGGGCAACCCACCGGAAGATTCACTAATGGTCGTACCATATCTGATATTGTAGGTAAATACTATGGGTCTCTTCGTAAGATCTTGAGTTTGTAATCGGAAGATTACATTGATAATTGAATTTATCAGGTCAAGAActtggagctaaatctcttCCACCTCCTTATCTAGCACCAAACACTCAGGTTGATGCAATCATCGGAGGAATCAATTACGCTTCTGGAGCATCCGGAATCTTGGATGAAACAGGATTTTTGTTTGTAAGTATTTGTGTAAAATCATTGgcttttaaaaaactaaattgattaattttataagatttattatttaagcaGATTGGAAGAGTTCCTCTAGGGCAACAAGTAAGCTACTTTGAGGAAAGTAGAAATTACATGGTGAATGTGATGGGGGAGAATGAGACCAGAGAGTTCCTCAAGAAAGCAATCTTCTCAATAACCACAGGGTCTAATGATATTTTAAACTACGTGCAGCCAAACATACCCTTTTTGGAGGGTGACAAAGTTTCTTCTACTGAGTTACAGGATTTTATGGTTTCCAACCTCACTACACAGCTTAAGGTGCGATTCAGAACCCCACGAGTTAAATATTTAACATAGAAAAATTTGGACTTAATTAGTATAACATGCAAGAATTATTGGCAACTCAAATATGTTTTGTACCTTGTCCTGAAGCGACTCCACGAGTTAGGAGCTAGAAAGTTCATTGTGGTGGGTGTGGGGCCTCTTGGTTGCATTCCATTTGTTCGAGCACTAAATCTACTGCCAAGGGGAAAATGCTCAGTAACGGTGAATGAATTAATCCAAGGCTACAACGAGAAATTGCGTGACATGCTCAATAGATTAAATCAAGAAATGGGACCTGAATCTATCTTCATCTACGCAAATTCTTATGACATTGTCCTAAGCATCATCCTTAATTCTCGTAAATACGGTAagtagataatttttttttaaatatatgtataataaaTGGAACCTCACGTCTGAATCTGGTTACACTGATTTGTTTGTACAATAATATTAATGAATGGTAGGATTTGAGAATGGCGATGAACCATGCTGCGGGGGTTATTTTCCACCATTTGTCTGCTTCAAGGAAAATAATGCAGAGGCGAGCTCTATTCTATGTGATGATAGATCTAATTATGTGTTTTGGGATGCATATCACCCTACAGAAGCTGCTAATCTTATAATTGCCAAAGAGTTGCTTGATGGAGACAAAGGCATCAGTTTTCCTATCAATATACGGGAGCTCTACAACTATAGTTTCTAGTTCCCTAGAGCCAACCAATCTTTCCAAAGATCAAGCTTTGTTCCATAAtgctaattattttaatagttgtCATTTATcaactattttaattttgttcAGTCGaatgttaaaatatataattttccatcatttatttattcaatCTCTAATATTAATCAAACCATTAATATTACCATGGAGCTAAATTTAAATATAGCgtgcaattatatatatatatatattttttttttctctaaagtAAGAATCTCATGAACTATATTCTACTACTGTGTTGTTTTGAACAGTGAACTAAATTAAGAAACCATCTTAGAAAATTTCTATAGCATTAATGAACTCAACTTCTACAATCGTTTTCTATGCAGCTATCAACAACCTTCTTTAGCTTCGAGGTTTTTGCTTTGAATGATTTGCTTGCTATCATAAATGTATTGTATTCATTCTTGTAACCTAGCCATTAATTTGCTACCTGAGAAAAAAAGGATGGCTACTGCACTCTGAAGCCAACTTACACCAAGACAGGAAGAGAATATCTTCGATTTAATACGCAATCCACGATGAGtaatattcggttcaaatcgaaaaatttgattgaattgaattaatttagaaattcgattcgattttttatttctttcaattcgatttaatttttaatttcaataagtTATTTTGGTTTAATTCGATTTTGATgagaaaaattagaaaaatcaaatcggaccgattagtaataataatatattatttttaataatactgAGAGATTAGACCATAATTAATAtcgaaatatttcaattaaattttaaaatactaaaaaataaaaaatctattaaaaagtcaaccgattaaattaaatcgaattaaattgagTCAGACCGATTCAAGGGTGAAAGGgttcttaaaaatataaaatatttgatttaccCTTCTTCGTTTTGGAGGTAATGTTCTCCTCCATATTGTTCTCTTCCCTCTTTCAATAATTTCCCTCTGATCATATCTCTTTTTTGCCaagcaataattaaattatactttaatttttaagactatatatatatatatatatatatatatatttatttatttcacccTTTTCCTGGGATCAATGTCTCACGATGAAGCAGAGCATGAAGCTCATTCCCAATTCCGAATGTATTAAAGGCGGCTCACTAATTAGCACTAAGAAATCAACTGTTTTGGTATATTCAAAGTTTGACTCTGTAGGTCTGCTCTATCTGAAGGAGGGTTTACTGAAGACGTAGCAGCAAAAAGAGACAATATGCAAATCAACATAAATTCAAGAAAAGAGcttattaaatttgattttttaacttttaattttaattttattcattagttTTTTGATCTTCTAATAATAaactataattattaataaaatttttccaaaagttctcttaatttttttttaaaaaattctcttACTTTActagtattttttaattattttgtggcatacttaattaaaattgtaacaTTTAAATGCATAATctatccatttcaaaaaaaaaaaaagcataatcTATATTAAGTTATATATAATTCAAtgctaaatataattaaatattggattagttttaaaatcatattgtcaataattatttgttttatttaataatttttatttaattagcaATTATTCTTTATGATATGAAaggttaaattttaatagaatgtataaagaaaaagaaaaaaa
The Manihot esculenta cultivar AM560-2 chromosome 1, M.esculenta_v8, whole genome shotgun sequence genome window above contains:
- the LOC110623946 gene encoding GDSL esterase/lipase At5g41890, which gives rise to MTSLSITALLVLSWQVISCVSFTSFIFGDSLVDAGNNNYLFTLSKANSPPYGIDFKPSHGQPTGRFTNGRTISDIVGQELGAKSLPPPYLAPNTQVDAIIGGINYASGASGILDETGFLFIGRVPLGQQVSYFEESRNYMVNVMGENETREFLKKAIFSITTGSNDILNYVQPNIPFLEGDKVSSTELQDFMVSNLTTQLKRLHELGARKFIVVGVGPLGCIPFVRALNLLPRGKCSVTVNELIQGYNEKLRDMLNRLNQEMGPESIFIYANSYDIVLSIILNSRKYGFENGDEPCCGGYFPPFVCFKENNAEASSILCDDRSNYVFWDAYHPTEAANLIIAKELLDGDKGISFPINIRELYNYSF